A genomic window from Punica granatum isolate Tunisia-2019 chromosome 2, ASM765513v2, whole genome shotgun sequence includes:
- the LOC116196131 gene encoding putative disease resistance protein RGA3: protein MAELILGSIVDSITEHLVSLIAQEIGLACGVKRELEKLQDTVSAIAALLREAERRRIESEDVKDWLQKLKVVVYDADDLLDDFSTEALRRPRVVGEVKRVLNEVRIFLSSSNQLVYASTMAHRVKKIRERIDAINSDRSAYKAEVDNGNTLGILVENQPRSETDPYKHERYVVGRDEDIKEVIKFLLNPDFEENVSILPIVGIGGLGKTTLARQVFNNDSIKEYFSVKLWVCVSTNFDAEEIVRKIGREELDGKKFLLVLDDVWNDNRSKWLDLEGSLMNGAKGSKILVTTRHRSVVKTMTPTTCHELRGGLPEDQSLDLLMRMAGKQEYEWKTQNLEEIAKEILKKCGGVPLAIRTIGRLLVSLRNTEEDWLRFKNNELSRINQEEGDIVPSLKLSYDFFAITFEAVLCLLLLVSKGLRARHIRAHSSLDGTGIYQTPGQ, encoded by the coding sequence ATGGCTGAACTGATCCTCGGGAGCATCGTGGATTCCATCACCGAGCATCTCGTTTCCCTCATCGCCCAGGAGATTGGGTTAGCATGCGGTGTCAAACGCGAGCTCGAGAAACTCCAGGACACTGTCTCTGCTATTGCTGCTCTGCTTCGTGAGGCTGAAAGGAGACGTATCGAGTCTGAGGACGTGAAAGACTGGCTTCAGAAGCTGAAAGTTGTGGTTTACGATGCTGACGATCTGTTGGATGACTTCTCCACTGAAGCCCTCCGTCGTCCGAGAGTGGTGGGAGAAGTTAAGCGAGTTCTGAATGAGGTGCGTATCTTTCTCTCCTCTTCTAATCAGCTTGTTTATGCCAGCACGATGGCACATCGAGTCAAGAAGATTAGAGAGAGGATCGATGCCATTAACAGTGATAGGTCTGCTTATAAGGCCGAGGTAGATAATGGTAATACCCTTGGAATTTTGGTGGAGAACCAACCTAGGTCGGAAACGGATCCTTACAAGCATGAACGATATGTGGTTGGAAGAGATGAAGACATAAAAGAAGTCATCAAGTTTTTACTCAATCCTGATTTTGAGGAGAATGTATCTATCCTACCTATAGTGGGGATTGGAGGCCTCGGGAAAACAACTTTAGCAAGACAGGTATTCAACAATGACAGCATTAAGGAATATTTCTCTGTTAAGCTTTGGGTTTGTGTGTCCACAAATTTCGATGCGGAGGAGATTGTGAGGAAGATAGGTAGAGAAGAGCTCGATGGGAAGAAGTTTTTACTTGTGTTAGATGATGTATGGAACGACAATCGCTCTAAATGGTTGGACCTTGAAGGATCTCTTATGAATGGTGCAAAAGGCAGTAAAATACTAGTGACCACTCGCCATCGTAGCGTGGTCAAAACTATGACACCAACAACATGTCATGAGTTGAGGGGGGGCTTACCTGAGGATCAGTCGCTCGATTTGCTAATGCGAATGGCAGGGAAGCAAGAATACGAGTGGAAAACTCAGAACTTAGAAGAGATCGCAAAAGAAATTCTGAAGAAGTGTGGTGGAGTTCCCCTTGCAATAAGGACGATTGGGCGACTGTTGGTATCTTTGAGAAATACGGAGGAAGACTGGTTGAGATTCAAGAATAATGAATTATCGAGAATAAATCAGGAGGAAGGTGATATCGTACCATCGCTAAAGCTAAGCTATGATTTTTTTGCCATCACATTTGAAGCAGTGCTTTGCTTACTGCTGCTTGTTTCCAAAGGATTACGAGCTAGACACATCAGAGCTCATTCATCTTTGGATGGCACAGGGATTTATCAAACCCCTGGGCAATAG
- the LOC116197528 gene encoding putative disease resistance protein RGA4, which yields MPRGIGKLTNLQMLGAFAVGKDSIRDAAAGLNELSKLTGLRKELTIRCLERIVPSGLGASFSIEKLALQSLTLSWHLLQATEADAVEVLERFRPHPDLKKLSIQGYHGVRPSSWISQLHKLVEIRFFDCEKCVRLPPLDQLPSLKGIHLSYLSNFQWIKLSESESGTPQSNSFPSLEEIWLESLPKFRGWERSRSSSRIEQEEEATEEDDDDSLLMLPVFSDKVKVTRLRCRRFSYMQGQELPSSSRMMARLISPSSISLLAPTGLTISEVEDLEHLPELLQSLPSLQSLAIMDCPLLKAPPVWAILRCLTALESLGIYRCRDLDLSTGESGYQEDMPEGPAYKLRELEFLRIDKMETLPWWIQHLTNLESLKIRSCWNLKAFPEWFPQLTSLKRLEISNSGEKLRRRCRRDIGEDWPKISHIPDIDGGRGWAP from the exons ATGCCAAGGGGGATTGGGAAGTTGACTAATCTGCAAATGCTAGGTGCATTTGCGGTGGGGAAGGATTCGATTCGAGATGCTGCTGCAGGGTTGAATGAGTTGAGCAAACTTACTGGATTGAGGAAAGAATTAACTATCCGATGCTTGGAAAGAATTGTTCCGAGCGGGCTGGGAGCTTCCTTCTCAATTGAGAAGTTAGCTCTCCAATCACTGACGCTGAGCTGGCACCTTTTACAAGCTACGGAGGCTGATGCAGTAGAAGTTTTAGAAAGATTTCGGCCCCATCCAGATCTAAAGAAATTGTCAATACAAGGATACCATGGTGTCCGGCCTTCATCCTGGATTTCTCAACTTCATAAACTAGTCGAAATTAGGTTTTTTGATTGTGAGAAGTGCGTGCGTCTACCACCTCTAGACCAGCTGCCTTCACTCAAAGGAATCCACTTAAGTTATTTGAGTAATTTTCAGTGGATAAAATTGTCGGAGAGTGAGAGTGGGACGCCGCAGTCTAATTCCTTTCCATCCTTGGAAGAAATATGGCTGGAGAGTTTGCCTAAATTTAGGGGATGGGAGAGGAGCAGGAGCAGCAGTAGAATTGAACAAGAGGAAGAAGCTACTgaggaggatgatgatgattcttTATTGATGCTCCCCGTGTTCTCTGACAAGGTCAAGGTCACCAGATTGCGATGCCGAAGATTCTCATACATGCAGGGTCAAGAGCTGC CATCGTCGTCGAGGATGATGGCCAGGTTGATCTCCCCATCTTCTATATCTCTCCTCGCACCGACCGGCCTCACGATTTCTGAAGTGGAGGACTTAGAGCACTTACCGGAGTTGCTTCAGTCCCTCCCGTCTCTCCAGTCTCTTGCAATCATGGATTGCCCTCTCTTGAAAGCTCCCCCTGTGTGGGCGATCCTCCGATGCCTAACTGCCCTCGAGTCGTTGGGGATATATCGCTGTCGTGATCTTGACTTATCAACCGGGGAGTCAGGATATCAAGAAGACATGCCTGAAGGACCAGCTTATAAACTCCGAGAGTTGGAATTCTTGCGGATTGATAAAATGGAGACTCTCCCATGGTGGATTCAGCACCTCACCAACCTCGAAAGCTTAAAAATCAGATCTTGCTGGAATCTGAAGGCTTTTCCCGAGTGGTTTCCACAGCTTACCTCACTCAAACGTCTTGAGATTTCTAATTCCGGGGAAAAGCTGAGAAGAAGGTGCAGAAGGGACATCGGAGAGGACTGGCCTAAGATTTCTCACATCCCGGACATAGATGGGGGCAGGGGCTGGGCTCCATAG